A region from the Negativicoccus succinicivorans genome encodes:
- a CDS encoding S1 domain-containing RNA-binding protein, with amino-acid sequence MSVTVGSIVEGVVTGLAKFGAFVELPDKKVGLVHISEVAHEYVSDINEYLTVDQKVTVKVVSMDANGKIALSMKRAQPRPQTTSGRAPRRNDAGNAPYADRRPPAARRGGNRRSQGPSSFEDKLSRFLKDSDERLSDLKRNTESKRGGRGARRSD; translated from the coding sequence ATGAGCGTAACAGTCGGAAGCATAGTTGAAGGAGTTGTCACGGGCTTGGCGAAGTTCGGGGCATTTGTCGAACTGCCGGACAAAAAGGTAGGATTGGTGCATATTTCAGAGGTGGCGCATGAGTACGTCAGCGACATCAACGAGTATTTAACGGTAGATCAGAAAGTCACAGTCAAAGTCGTTTCGATGGACGCCAACGGCAAAATCGCTCTTTCGATGAAGCGGGCTCAGCCGCGACCGCAGACGACGAGCGGGCGGGCACCGCGCCGCAATGACGCGGGGAATGCGCCCTATGCCGATCGGCGACCGCCCGCGGCGAGACGCGGCGGCAACCGTCGTTCCCAAGGACCGAGCTCGTTTGAAGATAAACTCAGCCGGTTCCTGAAAGACAGCGATGAACGCCTGAGTGATTTGAAGCGTAACACCGAATCCAAACGCGGCGGACGCGGCGCGCGACGGTCCGATTAA
- a CDS encoding septum formation initiator family protein, with translation MEYGTMNAYRKGIAMTKYNPQRPPRIHPAQAPLSNQPPVRHRKSSPWWKNIKYIVFGILILLVVGFLVERGLKYCELHQEMIRVEQQQQQLETEQRELEAEKAKYNDPKAVEKEAREQLGLVKPNEVPYIR, from the coding sequence ATGGAGTATGGTACAATGAACGCGTACAGAAAGGGAATCGCAATGACCAAATATAACCCGCAGAGACCGCCGCGGATACATCCCGCCCAAGCGCCGCTTTCAAACCAACCGCCGGTGAGGCATCGCAAGTCGTCACCATGGTGGAAAAATATAAAATATATAGTCTTCGGTATCCTCATCCTCCTCGTTGTCGGATTTCTTGTCGAAAGGGGTTTGAAATACTGCGAATTGCATCAGGAAATGATTCGCGTCGAACAACAACAGCAGCAGTTGGAGACCGAACAGCGTGAGCTGGAGGCGGAAAAAGCGAAATATAACGATCCGAAGGCGGTGGAGAAGGAAGCGCGGGAGCAACTCGGTTTGGTAAAACCCAACGAAGTCCCCTATATCCGCTAA
- the rplL gene encoding 50S ribosomal protein L7/L12 encodes MTKEELMQAIEEMSVLELADLVKAMEEKFGVSAAAPVAVAAAGPAAAGAVAEEKSEFDVVLAEVGASKLKVIKVVREATGLGLKEAKALVDGAPGNVKEGVSKEDAEALKAKLEEAGAKVELK; translated from the coding sequence ATGACTAAAGAAGAACTTATGCAAGCCATTGAAGAGATGTCGGTTCTCGAACTCGCCGATCTCGTAAAAGCTATGGAAGAAAAATTCGGTGTTTCGGCAGCGGCTCCGGTAGCGGTAGCGGCAGCGGGCCCGGCAGCAGCCGGCGCGGTAGCGGAAGAAAAATCCGAATTTGACGTTGTACTCGCTGAAGTCGGCGCGTCCAAACTGAAAGTTATTAAAGTCGTTCGCGAAGCGACCGGCTTGGGCCTGAAAGAAGCGAAAGCTCTCGTTGACGGTGCTCCGGGCAACGTCAAAGAAGGCGTTTCCAAAGAAGATGCGGAAGCTTTGAAAGCGAAGCTCGAAGAAGCCGGCGCAAAAGTCGAACTGAAATAA
- the rplJ gene encoding 50S ribosomal protein L10, with protein MAGTPQKKQVIDEMRGKLENAKGAVLVEYVGLNVATATQLRRKFLEHGVHYQVIKNTLTAIAANDLGLGEFADQLTGPNAIAISESDAVAPAKALKEFIDETKSEAITVKAGLLEGAVIGVDEVQHLADLPSREVLLAKVVGSMQAPITGFVRCLQGNITNLVYVLEAIRKQKESA; from the coding sequence TTGGCAGGAACACCGCAAAAAAAGCAAGTCATTGATGAAATGCGCGGGAAATTGGAAAACGCGAAAGGCGCCGTTTTGGTCGAATATGTCGGCTTGAACGTAGCGACCGCCACCCAATTACGTCGCAAATTCTTGGAACACGGCGTTCACTATCAGGTTATTAAAAATACCTTGACCGCGATTGCGGCCAACGACCTGGGCTTGGGAGAATTCGCCGATCAATTGACCGGTCCGAACGCGATTGCGATCTCGGAATCCGACGCGGTTGCGCCGGCGAAAGCACTCAAAGAATTTATCGACGAAACAAAGAGCGAAGCGATCACCGTAAAAGCGGGTCTGCTCGAAGGCGCGGTCATCGGTGTCGACGAAGTGCAGCATCTGGCTGACTTGCCGAGCCGTGAAGTGCTCTTGGCCAAAGTGGTCGGCAGCATGCAGGCGCCGATTACCGGCTTTGTACGTTGCCTGCAGGGCAACATTACCAACCTCGTGTATGTACTCGAGGCGATTCGCAAACAAAAAGAAAGCGCTTAA
- the rplA gene encoding 50S ribosomal protein L1 — MAKLTKRSKQASALVDRNTQYGLDEAVSLIKQTATAKFDETIELAFNLNVDPKYADQQIRGAMVLPHGTGKTKRVLVFAKGAKVQEAEDAGADFVGGEELVAKIQGGWLDFDVVVATPDMMAFVGRLGKVLGPKGLMPNPKVGTVTMDVTKAVREVKAGKVEYRTDKAGNIQLSVGKASFSEDQLRDNIRAIFDRIAKARPASIKGQYMKSVTLSSTMGPGVTLDPTKVDAPKED, encoded by the coding sequence ATGGCTAAACTGACAAAACGCAGTAAACAGGCCTCCGCTCTCGTCGACCGCAATACGCAGTACGGGTTGGACGAAGCGGTGTCGTTGATAAAACAAACGGCAACGGCTAAATTTGATGAAACAATCGAACTCGCATTCAATTTGAATGTCGATCCGAAATATGCGGATCAGCAGATCCGCGGCGCAATGGTATTGCCGCATGGTACCGGTAAAACGAAACGCGTTCTCGTGTTTGCGAAAGGTGCCAAAGTGCAGGAAGCGGAAGATGCCGGCGCGGACTTTGTAGGCGGCGAAGAACTCGTTGCCAAAATCCAGGGCGGCTGGCTCGACTTTGATGTTGTTGTCGCTACCCCGGACATGATGGCCTTCGTCGGCCGTTTGGGTAAAGTATTGGGTCCGAAAGGCCTCATGCCGAACCCGAAAGTCGGCACTGTCACCATGGACGTTACCAAAGCGGTCCGGGAAGTCAAAGCGGGTAAAGTCGAATACCGCACCGATAAAGCGGGCAACATCCAGCTGTCGGTCGGCAAAGCGTCTTTCAGCGAAGACCAATTGCGTGACAACATTCGCGCGATCTTCGATCGTATCGCGAAAGCGCGTCCGGCGTCGATCAAAGGACAGTATATGAAATCCGTCACTTTGAGCTCGACCATGGGACCGGGTGTGACTTTGGATCCGACCAAAGTGGATGCACCGAAGGAAGACTGA
- the rplK gene encoding 50S ribosomal protein L11, with amino-acid sequence MAKKVSKFVKLQVEAGKATPAPPVGPALGQAGVNIMAFVQEFNARTAKQQGLIIPVEITVYEDRSFTFITKTPPAAVLLKKAAGLEKASGEPNKNKVGKVTKQQVREIAEMKMPDLNANDVEAAMMMVEGTARSMGITVEE; translated from the coding sequence ATGGCAAAGAAAGTATCGAAATTCGTCAAACTGCAGGTCGAAGCAGGTAAGGCTACTCCGGCACCGCCGGTAGGTCCGGCCCTCGGTCAGGCAGGTGTGAACATTATGGCGTTCGTACAGGAATTTAACGCCCGTACCGCCAAACAGCAAGGTCTGATTATTCCGGTAGAAATTACCGTATACGAAGACCGTTCGTTCACGTTCATCACCAAAACGCCGCCGGCCGCTGTTTTATTGAAAAAAGCAGCCGGTTTGGAAAAAGCGTCCGGTGAGCCGAATAAAAACAAAGTCGGCAAAGTAACGAAACAGCAAGTTCGCGAAATCGCGGAAATGAAAATGCCCGACCTCAACGCCAACGACGTGGAAGCGGCGATGATGATGGTCGAAGGCACAGCCCGCAGCATGGGTATTACGGTAGAAGAGTAA
- the nusG gene encoding transcription termination/antitermination protein NusG produces MASDIKWYVIHTYSGYENKVKTNLELKVQSLGMTDTIRQILVPMQEEVDIKDGNKKIVQRKVFPGYVLVEMEVNDRSWYVVRNTPGVTGFVGTATKPIPLSDEEVARVLHGQEEQAAPVAKLTVKVGDKIRITQGAFTDQMANVTEVLPDKGRIRVLLNMFGGATPVELDATQFEAAPDIHSK; encoded by the coding sequence ATGGCGTCCGACATCAAGTGGTATGTGATTCATACCTATTCCGGATATGAAAACAAGGTCAAAACGAACTTGGAATTAAAAGTTCAATCCTTGGGCATGACGGATACGATTCGTCAGATCCTGGTACCGATGCAGGAAGAAGTCGATATCAAGGACGGCAATAAAAAAATTGTCCAGCGCAAAGTCTTTCCGGGCTATGTGCTGGTGGAAATGGAAGTCAATGACCGCAGCTGGTATGTCGTGCGCAACACGCCCGGAGTCACGGGTTTTGTCGGCACGGCGACCAAGCCGATTCCGCTGAGCGACGAAGAAGTCGCCCGCGTTTTACACGGTCAGGAAGAGCAAGCGGCGCCGGTAGCGAAGTTGACCGTCAAGGTCGGCGATAAAATTCGCATTACCCAGGGCGCTTTTACGGATCAGATGGCGAACGTCACGGAAGTGCTTCCGGACAAAGGCCGGATCCGCGTGCTGCTGAACATGTTCGGCGGCGCTACCCCGGTAGAGTTGGATGCGACCCAATTTGAGGCCGCGCCTGATATACACTCTAAATGA
- the secE gene encoding preprotein translocase subunit SecE, which translates to MARQNTQVQQQGVTSFFRGVRQEMKKVVWPTKNELVRYTIVVLITVAFISLLIMAVDFVFTGFYKLFAGVLAGAM; encoded by the coding sequence ATGGCAAGACAAAACACACAAGTACAGCAGCAAGGCGTAACGTCCTTTTTCCGCGGCGTACGACAGGAAATGAAAAAAGTGGTATGGCCGACGAAGAATGAATTGGTGCGTTACACGATTGTGGTTTTGATCACGGTTGCCTTCATTAGCCTGCTGATCATGGCAGTCGATTTCGTCTTCACGGGATTCTATAAATTGTTCGCCGGTGTTCTTGCCGGAGCGATGTAA
- the rpmG gene encoding 50S ribosomal protein L33, whose amino-acid sequence MRDAVTLACTECKQRNYQTNKNKKHTTERLELNKYCKFCKKQTLHRETK is encoded by the coding sequence ATGCGCGACGCGGTAACACTGGCTTGCACCGAATGCAAGCAACGCAACTACCAGACGAATAAAAACAAAAAACACACGACGGAACGTCTGGAACTCAACAAGTATTGCAAATTCTGTAAAAAACAAACGTTGCATCGCGAAACCAAATAA
- the rplT gene encoding 50S ribosomal protein L20, whose protein sequence is MARVKKGVTARRRHKKILKLAKGYRGARNRQFKKANESVMHSLAYARRDRRQKKREFRRLWIARINAAARLNGMNYNTLIAGLNKAGVTINRKMLSDMAIQDPAAFTKLTELAKNA, encoded by the coding sequence ATGGCACGAGTAAAAAAAGGCGTGACTGCACGCCGTCGTCATAAAAAAATTTTAAAATTAGCGAAAGGCTATCGTGGTGCTCGCAATCGCCAGTTCAAAAAAGCGAACGAATCGGTTATGCACTCGCTGGCGTATGCGCGCCGCGACCGTCGCCAGAAAAAACGCGAATTCCGTCGTCTCTGGATCGCCCGTATTAATGCGGCGGCCCGCCTGAACGGCATGAATTACAACACTTTGATCGCCGGCTTGAACAAAGCGGGTGTCACGATCAACCGCAAGATGCTTTCCGACATGGCCATTCAAGATCCGGCCGCGTTCACCAAGCTGACCGAGCTTGCCAAAAACGCGTAA
- the rpmI gene encoding 50S ribosomal protein L35 → MPKIKTKRSAAKRFKKTGTGQFKRSKAYKSHILEKKTPKRLRQLRKAATISKADQKRVERMLPNG, encoded by the coding sequence ATGCCGAAAATTAAAACCAAACGCTCCGCCGCTAAACGTTTCAAGAAAACGGGTACCGGCCAATTCAAACGTTCGAAAGCATACAAAAGTCATATCTTAGAGAAGAAGACGCCGAAACGCCTGCGTCAGTTGCGTAAAGCCGCAACGATCAGCAAAGCGGATCAAAAACGCGTGGAACGTATGTTGCCGAACGGCTAA
- the infC gene encoding translation initiation factor IF-3 codes for MRINEQIRAREVRLVSEDNEQLGVMSQREALAIAEEHGLDLVEVAPQGRPPVCRLMNYGKYRYEQQKREKEARKKQKVITLKEVKLRPNIEDHDFYVKMKNAIRFLEDESKVKVTIMFRGRELSHPELGEQLLVRFADELKELADQERGPKLEGRNMTMMLVPKSK; via the coding sequence TTGCGTATCAACGAACAAATTCGTGCCCGCGAAGTACGGCTAGTCAGCGAGGATAACGAACAGCTGGGAGTCATGTCGCAGCGCGAGGCCTTGGCGATCGCCGAAGAGCACGGCTTGGATTTGGTCGAGGTCGCGCCGCAAGGCCGTCCGCCGGTTTGCCGTCTGATGAATTACGGCAAGTACCGTTACGAACAGCAGAAACGCGAAAAAGAAGCACGCAAGAAGCAAAAAGTCATCACGTTAAAGGAAGTCAAGCTGCGTCCGAATATCGAGGACCACGACTTCTATGTCAAGATGAAAAACGCGATTCGTTTCTTAGAAGACGAAAGCAAGGTCAAAGTCACGATCATGTTCCGCGGCCGTGAACTCAGTCACCCGGAATTGGGTGAACAACTCTTAGTCCGGTTCGCCGATGAACTCAAAGAGTTGGCCGATCAGGAACGCGGTCCGAAACTCGAAGGCCGCAACATGACGATGATGTTAGTACCGAAAAGTAAATAA
- a CDS encoding nucleotidyltransferase family protein yields the protein MSSATEVVGIIAEYNPLHQGHVAQINAVRKAFGEAPLVIALTGSFVQRGEPAVADPWTRAHWALRAGADLVVELPAVFALRSAEHFAAGGVRMLHALGVTTLVCGAENPDLTALKKLAGGPNPTALQTALARGLSYPAAMEAAFAATDPDIAPLLRTPNNILAAGYLRAIERYAPSLRLLPLLRERSDNAAGIAGISGSAVRAQLREGLVPRDMLPAYTYDDLTEALRAGVLPQPERYELLSLHALRLLTPATLANLGEFSEGLEDRWYAARGAATLAEFWADVKTKRYPQTRLSRLLVQVLLGMRRQDLNDAAKTGPAWIYPLAFTARGAALLRNVTLPVLDRYGKMRKTLPPQVVNRLAYDERATDLAALCCANPEYRAGGARFYRRPVTMNEEAQ from the coding sequence ATGTCATCCGCTACCGAAGTCGTAGGCATTATCGCCGAATACAACCCGCTGCATCAGGGCCATGTCGCCCAAATCAATGCCGTGCGTAAAGCATTCGGCGAGGCGCCGCTCGTGATCGCGCTCACGGGCTCATTCGTACAGCGCGGCGAGCCCGCCGTAGCCGATCCGTGGACACGAGCGCATTGGGCGCTGCGCGCCGGCGCGGACTTGGTGGTGGAACTGCCCGCGGTATTCGCGCTGCGCAGCGCGGAACATTTCGCGGCGGGCGGCGTGCGAATGCTGCACGCTCTCGGCGTGACAACCTTGGTGTGCGGCGCGGAAAATCCCGACCTCACGGCCTTGAAAAAACTGGCCGGCGGTCCGAATCCGACCGCGTTACAGACGGCATTAGCGCGGGGATTAAGTTATCCCGCCGCCATGGAAGCCGCGTTCGCCGCCACCGATCCTGACATCGCGCCGCTTTTACGCACACCGAATAACATTTTAGCCGCCGGCTACCTGCGCGCCATCGAGCGCTATGCGCCGTCGCTCCGTTTACTGCCCTTACTGCGCGAACGCTCGGACAATGCGGCGGGTATCGCGGGGATTTCCGGAAGCGCCGTGCGCGCGCAATTACGCGAGGGTCTTGTGCCACGCGATATGCTGCCCGCGTATACCTATGACGATCTTACGGAAGCCTTGCGAGCGGGCGTACTCCCGCAGCCCGAACGGTATGAACTGCTCTCGCTGCACGCGCTTCGTCTGCTGACGCCCGCGACGCTCGCCAACCTGGGGGAATTTTCCGAAGGTTTGGAAGATCGCTGGTACGCGGCGCGCGGCGCGGCGACGCTTGCGGAGTTTTGGGCCGATGTCAAAACCAAACGCTATCCGCAGACGCGGCTTTCCCGTTTGCTGGTACAGGTACTGCTCGGCATGCGTCGACAGGATTTAAACGATGCCGCAAAAACCGGTCCGGCTTGGATCTATCCGCTCGCTTTTACCGCGCGCGGAGCGGCCTTGTTGCGAAACGTCACGCTACCCGTTCTCGACCGCTACGGCAAAATGCGCAAAACGTTGCCGCCGCAAGTCGTCAACCGGCTCGCGTATGATGAGCGCGCCACCGATTTGGCGGCGCTTTGCTGCGCCAACCCGGAATACCGCGCGGGCGGCGCGCGCTTTTATCGCCGCCCCGTGACGATGAATGAGGAGGCGCAATGA
- a CDS encoding SLC13 family permease gives MKQLWTTFTHDKMLIIASVIAFLTMLIVPPDRTYLSYFNGRTLVSIWLLIMIIAGLRRNHFFRWLARRLLQIGDKAHHVVLALLFFAFAMATFVTNDVAIFITLPLAMHTLRGAGLMQYGAFVAVLVGLAANRGSMLTPIGNPQNMFLFSATQLTALEILKTTGPFALIAAFLMYRRVSTRLPHTPIVTQEFKPLSAQSKRNIALYLGALLVALLAIGNVLPLYPTAGVLFILTYLIYPHTHRHVDYGLLLTLCAFFVIAGNAVRMDWLAAYIVPLLTRLPFTTALVLSQFISDVPTAILLEPFGAPPRSLLLGVNLGAWGSPVASLASLIVFRLYKREKETYPPAFWPNFIRCNARFFFPGLLLALLLGYR, from the coding sequence ATGAAACAATTATGGACCACTTTTACGCACGACAAAATGCTCATCATCGCATCCGTCATCGCATTTCTGACGATGCTGATCGTGCCGCCCGACAGAACCTACCTCTCGTACTTTAACGGCCGCACGCTGGTATCCATCTGGCTCTTGATAATGATCATCGCCGGTTTGCGCCGCAACCATTTTTTTCGTTGGCTCGCCCGTCGTCTGCTGCAGATCGGCGACAAGGCGCATCACGTGGTGCTCGCGCTGCTGTTTTTCGCTTTCGCCATGGCGACCTTCGTCACGAATGATGTCGCGATCTTCATCACTTTACCGCTCGCAATGCATACCTTGCGCGGCGCGGGATTGATGCAATACGGCGCGTTCGTCGCGGTGCTGGTCGGTCTCGCCGCCAACCGCGGCAGCATGCTGACGCCGATCGGCAATCCGCAAAATATGTTTTTATTTTCCGCGACCCAACTGACCGCACTGGAAATTCTCAAAACAACCGGCCCGTTCGCGCTGATCGCCGCGTTTCTCATGTACCGACGCGTCAGCACGCGTTTGCCGCATACTCCGATCGTCACTCAGGAATTCAAACCGTTGTCGGCGCAATCCAAACGCAACATCGCGCTCTATCTCGGCGCGTTGCTCGTCGCCCTGCTCGCGATCGGCAATGTGTTGCCTCTGTATCCTACGGCGGGCGTGCTCTTTATTTTGACCTATCTCATCTACCCTCACACGCATCGCCACGTGGATTACGGTCTGCTGCTCACGCTGTGCGCGTTTTTTGTCATCGCCGGCAACGCCGTCCGCATGGATTGGCTCGCCGCCTATATTGTGCCGCTGCTGACGCGCTTGCCGTTTACCACCGCGCTCGTCTTGAGTCAATTCATCAGCGATGTGCCGACCGCGATTTTACTCGAACCGTTCGGCGCGCCGCCGCGCTCTCTTTTGCTCGGCGTGAATCTCGGCGCGTGGGGAAGCCCTGTCGCCAGTCTCGCGAGCCTCATCGTTTTCCGCCTCTACAAACGGGAAAAAGAAACGTATCCGCCCGCGTTTTGGCCGAATTTCATCCGTTGCAACGCGCGCTTTTTCTTCCCGGGACTGCTGCTCGCGCTGTTGCTCGGCTATCGTTAA
- the pyrR gene encoding bifunctional pyr operon transcriptional regulator/uracil phosphoribosyltransferase PyrR translates to MWKNKTLLLDAETIRRVVRRIGHECLERNRGLEDAVFIGIETRGEPLAERLARQVEAIEGVKVAVYALDVTAFRDDEKAAPAQSSLPPIDVNGKLVLLVDDVLYTGRTVRSALNAIMAMGRPRAIQLAVLVDRGHRELPIRADYVGKNVPTAEREDVAVELLEIDGNDRVWLREKTE, encoded by the coding sequence ATGTGGAAAAATAAAACTTTACTGCTCGATGCCGAAACGATACGGCGCGTCGTGCGGCGCATCGGACATGAATGCTTGGAACGCAACCGCGGCTTGGAAGACGCCGTGTTTATCGGTATCGAAACGCGCGGGGAGCCGCTCGCCGAACGTCTGGCGCGTCAAGTGGAAGCCATCGAAGGGGTGAAGGTCGCGGTCTACGCGTTGGACGTGACAGCCTTTCGCGATGATGAAAAAGCCGCGCCGGCGCAAAGCAGCTTGCCGCCGATCGATGTGAACGGCAAACTCGTGCTGCTGGTGGACGACGTGCTTTATACGGGGCGAACGGTGCGCAGTGCGCTGAACGCCATCATGGCGATGGGACGTCCGCGCGCCATTCAGCTGGCGGTGTTGGTGGATCGCGGTCATCGGGAACTGCCCATTCGAGCGGATTATGTCGGTAAAAATGTGCCGACCGCCGAGCGCGAGGACGTAGCGGTCGAATTGTTGGAGATCGACGGCAATGATCGCGTCTGGTTGCGCGAAAAAACGGAATAA
- a CDS encoding RluA family pseudouridine synthase, translating into MYEWVTDAAAEKTRLDVWLAMVLDVSRSAAQKLCKSGAVTVEGAPAKANTVLREGMFVTAEYTPKLEALPEPQNIPLDVRYEDEDVVVINKARGMVVHPSPGHADGTLVNALLFYTNGHLAEMSDPIRPGIVHRLDRDTSGLLVAAKTPRGRDSLQAQIRAHSAGRIYYALVHGNPSNERGIIKLALGRDARDRLRQAVLPDGRDATTHFTVVERMPHYALLRLALETGRTHQIRVHLSYIGYPIVQDPLYGRKRDRFPIEGQALHAAELSFDRPADGERITVTAPWPDDFAACLTKAREEA; encoded by the coding sequence ATGTATGAATGGGTAACGGATGCCGCGGCGGAAAAAACGCGCCTTGATGTATGGTTGGCGATGGTGCTCGATGTCTCGCGTTCGGCGGCGCAAAAATTATGCAAATCGGGCGCGGTGACCGTGGAAGGCGCGCCGGCCAAAGCGAATACCGTTTTGCGCGAGGGCATGTTCGTGACGGCGGAGTATACGCCGAAATTGGAAGCCTTGCCGGAGCCGCAAAATATTCCGCTGGATGTGCGTTACGAAGATGAAGATGTCGTAGTGATCAATAAAGCGCGTGGCATGGTGGTGCATCCGTCGCCGGGACACGCGGACGGAACACTTGTCAACGCGCTGCTCTTTTACACCAATGGGCATCTGGCGGAAATGAGCGATCCGATCCGACCGGGCATCGTGCATCGTTTGGATCGGGATACGTCCGGACTGTTGGTGGCGGCGAAAACGCCGCGCGGCCGCGACAGCCTGCAGGCGCAAATCCGCGCGCACTCGGCGGGACGGATTTACTATGCGCTGGTGCACGGCAATCCCTCGAACGAGCGCGGCATTATCAAATTGGCGCTCGGACGGGACGCGCGCGACCGGTTGCGTCAGGCGGTGCTGCCTGACGGACGCGACGCGACGACGCATTTTACGGTAGTCGAACGCATGCCGCATTACGCGCTGCTGCGTTTGGCGCTCGAAACGGGAAGGACGCATCAGATTCGCGTGCATTTATCCTATATCGGGTATCCGATCGTGCAGGATCCGCTCTACGGACGCAAACGCGATCGATTTCCGATCGAAGGACAGGCGTTGCACGCCGCCGAACTTTCATTTGACCGACCGGCGGACGGCGAACGGATCACCGTGACCGCGCCGTGGCCGGACGATTTTGCCGCGTGCCTGACGAAGGCCCGGGAGGAAGCGTAA
- the lspA gene encoding signal peptidase II, translated as MTFWVALVVIMLDQLTKYYVRATMELGESIPVIPNVWHWTYIENHGAAFGILAHQQWFFLLVVAILFALFFWYRERIPREPKYFSIAVGLLLGGALGNAWDRFYQGGVTDFFDLRVWPIFNVADIAICVAVACFCLFFWRRGNA; from the coding sequence ATGACTTTTTGGGTAGCGTTGGTTGTGATTATGCTCGACCAATTGACGAAATATTATGTGCGCGCGACGATGGAGCTCGGAGAAAGCATTCCCGTCATTCCGAACGTGTGGCATTGGACATATATAGAAAACCACGGCGCGGCCTTCGGCATTTTGGCGCATCAGCAATGGTTTTTTCTCTTGGTGGTGGCGATTTTATTCGCGCTTTTCTTTTGGTACAGAGAACGTATTCCGCGTGAACCGAAATATTTTTCGATCGCGGTCGGCCTGCTGCTGGGCGGCGCGCTCGGTAATGCCTGGGATCGGTTTTATCAGGGCGGCGTCACGGACTTTTTCGACTTGCGCGTGTGGCCGATTTTCAATGTGGCGGATATCGCGATTTGCGTCGCGGTGGCGTGCTTTTGCCTCTTCTTTTGGCGGCGAGGTAATGCGTGA